The Ischnura elegans chromosome 9, ioIscEleg1.1, whole genome shotgun sequence genome includes the window ACAAAGTGTACTTAGTCACTGAATCAATTACAACATGGAAggaggaaattgaatttttaaatcccTTGACTTATCCCTAATTGAATAAccaatattcctgaaaaatacaACTCCAAATACTTACAGCACATAGATGAATTCACATCCTTACCAATGAACTATCTATCTTACAAGCACAAACTCAGCACTCAAAAAGAAATGTGGAATATcttgattttaatatttcaagcCAATCTCAAAAATATAAGGCAATTGCTCACCACCAAAGTGTACAGCATTGTGCAGGAGAATTTTTGTAGCAGAGGTACTCATTAGATGGgatgtaaatttgaaatttaatgaattaattgccatttaatatatttataatatatataatagcCAACATAATGTAAATgccaatataatataatataaatatatatagccaatatatatatttatatgtacatTAAAAAACACATACCTTAGAATGTATATCATCATATCAAACATTCCAGCATCTCTCTTCAGCCCTTCCAAGTTATGCCCATGCtgtaaggaaaagaatttttaccgtacattttgtaaaattacttCAGCATTTGAATGTAATACGTGAGCACCAGAGTAAAAGACCTGTCTCTGAGCATTCactaaaataatacatatttcaagAGAACAATATCTTTTGCTTTCACCATAAACTGCAAATAATATTTCCACAAGGTCTAACTTCATACAGTTTCTCACAAGCAAGGAACTTACCCGTAAACGAGTCTGGATAAGCTGAATGGGGTAGGTAATGAGGGTAGCAACTGCTTTTGCAATAGCACCCAATAGAAAGGCGACCAGGGCGGATGGTTGCTCTAAGCGGCCAGATGCGCCTGGAGGATTTAGTAAATGTCTTTTTAGTGCCTCGTAGGCAGCAAACTGTATAGCTGGATTGGAAACCAGAATCAGAGAAGGCACAGTCCCTGCCCACAAAGCAGGAATGCCTCCCCTGCCATAAACTTTCATGAGACCATCTGCAAAATAAAGACATGACATCACAGACACTGACAATCATAATTACCTGACACTGTATGACAGACAATGTCAGCAAAAAAGATAAATCTGGATTACTTTACAGCCCAAAACAACTAAGCTAAAATGCAAAGAgatgatatatattatttaatcctTACACTTGACCAGTATTACTAAAACTTAATACATATATCTCCATGATCTTAAGTGCTTCAGCTTAAAATATCAAGTAATTTTTCAACCGATTgccgaattaaaataaaattgatcaaatgaatttatataaaaaatacaccACATTTACTACTTgacaagaaaaagtaaaaaatctggGCAAGCACAACAGATGCACGCCCTAAGTGCATAATTCCGATGCCAGTGGATGAACATTCATGCCCAAAATTTATGCCTAAATAATACTAGATGTCATCTTGGAAGTGGATTATGTTGAGcagctatgaaatattttttttttttaatcatacctATCAAGCCATCAAATTTTTCTCGATTCACAGGCACTCTTTCTTCATTGTGAGACTGAATTCCTTGCATTTTCAGTCTCGTATTCACAACCCAAAGAGGAGTTGTCGTCAATACATTGATTACACCTAAAAGGAAAAGAAAcgtccaaataaaaaaatgcaaaacccttAATTTTGCAGGACAAGAAGCTTTAAGGTTTACATATATCACTGCCACATTACCCTATTAGtactaaaaaatattaaagtcatTCTCCAATATTACCTACAAAAACTAACTGTTATGATCAAAAATCTATAATTGATCTATAAATTACCCTGCAGACTACTTTATAGATCAATGTCCTGctgatttttttaaggaaaggGAAATTTTATGGAGGATAAATAAATCACTCCCAAAATAGCTGATCTTTTGGGAATCACTCAAGGAAATTGGTAGATCATCAGGGGAAAGTAAGGGActtatacaatagggtagtttccttcatcaaagaaaacgaaatgcattgattgcgattccttacccaccattagtgtattcataatatacaaattatttggttttagaaatcccagtttagacgaatggcaatgggcaattttaaccttatttgaaaaaggccagattggcacccatgcgatgccactccacgtgacgtcacagggacctagtttctatacgagtagatgggagttttataacgtctgagattaccaatgcatgcatgaggcacagagctcagggaaacgtctcttaataatcacctattaaatctgcctatggtcggaaagttccttcgtttgataaggcattaataatccttatttaagccaagcgctaccacctagcagggtactctactacctgctagcattctgtgtcgtatcagcgctcaaagcctcaccccaaggtcacctcacttgcagcagcgggaaccagaacgacgtcacacgaggttttcccagcattcatacttagccatcgcgttttcgcacgcttgaaatgtttcacttttcatttaatcgcgaaaaatagatatcgtcatttcaaaatctaaaggcgtgaaattcgtactccaggagtaataatctttcgatttacgcaataaaaaataataggaattggATGTTACTAGCCACTCTGGCTGTACTTTATACACTTTAACATTTGGGTTACCctgtattatgtatttcatttaaattctataaaacgcaaaataatatgaaaatagacATTCTCATATcaatggctaaattctaacaacacgtatcttaaattcggccggtttgagacaggtatcttaaacaaagtgtaataacatttaaaaaaataaaatacaagcaaaaaacaactactTGTTTGCAAatcaatgcttctttttcagttttatgaaattttggttttttaattcattgtgcaagtacaaaaaattaattgtttttttgctcacctgaaaagttgctatttttgagatacgtgttgttagaacttagccatcgatttgttATTCTCTTAGAAAATATGTGATGAGGCACTCTTAggtaatagagtggtttcctattatttttttattgcctaaatggaaagattattactccttgagtacatatatatttcatgctgttagattttcaaatgacgatatttatttatgggattacatgaaaagtgaaaattttcaatcgtgcGAAAACCTGATGACTAAccatgaatgctggaaaaagccagGGTGACTCTGGCTGCTGCtgcgtgaggccacctgggtgcgaggctatgaacgccgctacgatgcaggctgcttgctgccgagcaagGTGGTGgggtagagtaccctgctagcaggtagagcttggcttaaataaggattattaataccctatcaaacgaaggaactttccgaccacagccaattgtaataggtgattattaagaaatgtttccctgagctgtgcctcatgcatacattggtaatctcagatgatgtaaaactcatacAGAATCTAGGTCctcgtgacgtcacgtggagtggcattgcatgggcgccaatttggcctttttcaaatgaggttaaaatggaccattaacatttgtcttaacaagggtttctaaaaccaaataatttttatgttatcaatacactaatcgtgggaaacgaatcgcaatcaatccctttcgttttctttgatgaaggaaactaccctatcataaAGGAAGAAGTACATAATTATAAAGCTACATGGAATGTACAATGTTGTTTCATTTGACAAATATATCATTAACTTTAGGAGAGAATAGagtagttaaaattttatttgcttcaaATCTTTGAATTTGTGGCTGAATGTATAGACTTTTTAGaggaaaatctatttttttcaatttatcagtaaacaaatcatgaaattttttgtctgaGTAATTGTACCTTTCAATAATACTATCCCTTCAAAGGTAATATCCGATGATAAAATTAAGAGCAAGAGTCCGTAGCACGTACCTGCTACACTGGCCAGGAGAAGATCTTTCTCTGCAGAGGCACCACGGGGGCCTGAACCCAAGGAATGCCTGAGACCATGGAATGCATAGAAGTACACAAAGTTGGATGCGCAGAGACTGTTAAGGACTGGAACCAGACCCCGATACAGTGTGGCACTGAAAAATTGAAGGGTTTCAGCTTGCATTACATTGAGCATGGATTTAATGTATATCTagatggttggaaggaaattactttgcttttctacaaaacacacactttattgccaactagtttcggttacactgtaccatttcaagactagtgatacgcATAAGAATTTGCcaggatatatactctgtggtcgggtgattggaggggaaggggagaggggaggtaagtgacgggaagggggaaggtgggaagagatcccccttcccgtcacttacctcccctctccccttcccctccaatcacccgaccacagagtatatatcccggcaaattcttatgtgtatcactagtcttgaaatggtacagtgtaaccgaaactagtcggcaataaagtgtgtgttttgtagaaaagcaaagtaatttccttccaaccatataatggaattctacaaagtaaaggcctcaacaattcagtgcattatGTCTAGATGCATTAATTTAATACCGGCACAAAAATGTAAGGGGGTTCCAGAAGTGAAGATC containing:
- the LOC124165246 gene encoding peroxisomal membrane protein PMP34; the protein is MKTDKKLFSYETLAHAAAGAAGSVVGMTTFFPLDTVRSRLQLEDHREAKNTVAVIKDLVQEEGFATLYRGLVPVLNSLCASNFVYFYAFHGLRHSLGSGPRGASAEKDLLLASVAGVINVLTTTPLWVVNTRLKMQGIQSHNEERVPVNREKFDGLIDGLMKVYGRGGIPALWAGTVPSLILVSNPAIQFAAYEALKRHLLNPPGASGRLEQPSALVAFLLGAIAKAVATLITYPIQLIQTRLRHGHNLEGLKRDAGMFDMMIYILRRQGFKGLYKGMEAKILQTVLTAALMFATYEKIVAFVLHLLLRNKPAPLKH